One Glycine soja cultivar W05 chromosome 7, ASM419377v2, whole genome shotgun sequence genomic window, taagaaacgaTGATCAATtagtaaaaactctttgataatattttatttattaattaatattttttttaattaagaaacgtCGAATTCcatattaattaagattttttttcgtCATGAATAGGAGGgctaccaaaaaaagaaaaaaaaaaaacctgtatCATTTCAATGCGTTCGGTTATTCTGGAAAGGTTATAAAGGGAATAAGTGAAAATCCCCGGGCCCTATCATTAACTTTTGTaaaggtaataaaaaaaatcataatggcAACGTCCCTTCATTAATTTTCTTGATATGCAGGATTAGCTCCATAAACTAATCATATTAtccaataatattataatagatAGTAATAATACTTGTGGTATTCAACTAGCTATTAGTATTATTGATATTACTTTAATTcagttttaaattataatatagacgactaatgttattttaatttggatCAGAAGGATTTAGTTCGGCAGAATATgagttattctaaaaaaattgtatctatattcaatttttatgattttttttaaaaaaacaatatgaatAGAAGTGTGTTCCCATATAGTTAAAAATCTAAACatgaaaagataaattttactaaaaatggtcgttaatttttttatattcagaaTAGTTATTGATAAATTCATTAGATATTTGATACTTATATCATAATAAGCAAAAAAACGTATTATATTAACAATAAGCAATTAACACGAGTTCaccctaaaaaattaaaaaaatattaaaattactttatGAATTATCATTAATGTAAGTATAACCACttaaaaactaaactaaaattactttataaatttttttagaaataatggtttaaaaaaattattttagtggtGGGTGGGAGTTGTTGGTTTGGCCCCTTTCTCCATCCATTTTGGCTTAGCAAGTTGTCTGGGCCATATCACACTCTGTTAGCATATGGAGAAGAACACTCCATTGTTGACattgagaagagaagagaagcagGAGAATGCAATGGGGGCTTTGTACATGTCAGTTATGGAGATACTCTTGTTCCTCTTCATATTCATATGCTCTCTCACACCAATCTCACAGTCACAGGGATTACATcaatctcccccttttctcTTTggcacttcttcttcttcgtacCAGGTTTAATTTCCCATCATCTTCATGCCCATGCTTATCTCTGTTTCTTTTGTGTTCACCAATCACTATTCCCTCATTTCGGAGCAGCTGTAAGAACTTAACTGAAGTCTTAATTTGTGTTCCAATCATAGTATGAAGGAGCTTATTTGAGTGATGGCAAAGGGATAAGCAACTGGGATGTCTTCACTCACAAACCAGGTGATCAGATCAACACCTCACAAACCAGTTTTTGTATTCTAATTGtgattttcttttagttttacaTTTTTTCTGTTCAAGCTCCAACTTTCCTAAGTCCATATATTGCAGGTAGTATATCTGACGAAAGCAACGGTGATGTTGCTGTTGATCAATACCACCGGTATCTGGTATACATAATAAAGTTCAGTTTTGTGGATCATATTTGTAAATCGTGTTTAGTTatgcataaaaatttatatgtacTGTGACATTTTTtgcacaaaaattttcagattAAAATGCTCCATACTTTAGAAAGAGATTTATAAAATTGCAAATTCCAACACATGAcatatatcaaaatatattgcatgattaatattttcttaccgGTTTAATTTTTTCACACACCAAAAGATAAAATGTGCATTGGATTCTATATTTATTTGAGCGCTAGAGCAAATTTCAATTGATGTTCTCAATttcaatttgtaataaaaacagGAGGATATTGATCTAATGGAAGCTATAAAAGTCAATAGCTACCGGTTTTCAATATCATGGGCAAGAATTCTACCAAGTAAGCTTCTAGAATTAACAAAATCTGACTGATATATCGGCTTAGAAGATACTCAGTACATGTACACTGTAGTCAATTTACAAGCAGAATTTCCAATGATTGTGAACAGAAGGAAGATTTGGAGAAGTAAACTTGGCGGGTATCAACTACTATAACAGACTTATAGAAGCATTGCTACTCAAAGGTTTGATTCCATCATTTCAATTTTCCTGTGCTACGACTTGCGAgacacaatttcaatttcttttaccTGCATTTGTTCTCAACTGTGCAACTCGCAGGGATCCAACCATTTGTAACATTATTCCACTTTGACATCCCTCAAGAACTTGAGGACAGATACGGAGGTTGGCTTAGTCCCCAATCACAGTAAGCAACTACTTCTCGGATTCATTTTGCTTAGATTTCAATACAATTGCCATAGTTCCTCATGTACTAGATAGCTAACATCCTGATTGGCATTTGTTTTTCTAGGAGATTTTGGCTTTGAATTGAAAAACGAGACAATGGTACTAAAACTATTTTGATATTTGTAGGGAAGATTTTCAATTATTTGCAGAtatctgttttaaatccttCGGTGACAGAGTAAAGTACTGGGTAACCTTCAATGAGCCAAATTATCTAGTCCCACTTGCGTACCGTTTAGGTATATTCCCACCATTGCGCTGCTCCAGCAAATTTGGGAATTGCAGTGAGGGAGATTCAGAGAAAGAGCCCTTTGTGGCAGCCCATAATATGATCCTATCACATGCAGCTGCAGTTGATCTTTATAGAAACAAATACCAGGTAATTTGATTAGAAGATTTCACTAACCCCTATAAAAAAATTCCAGCATTATTGATAGGGATTCAAATCTGTTGAATAACCATTTAAGCCTACGATGCTGGTTATACAAATCAAAGTGGAAAGTTGTATGGATCACTCATCCAAAACATTATAAACTTGCTTTATTATTTATGCCATATCCAGACTGAGCAGGGGGGGGAAATCGGCATTGTCCTACACTGTGACTCATTTGAGCCGTTGAGCAATTCCACAGCAGATAAATTGGCTACTGAAAGAGCACAATCATTCAGCATTAATTGGTAAGCTTTCATCGTTGATTAATTACAGAAATTAGAGATAGATAGATTGATTTCGTAGGTTATAGTTAGTAGTTAGTTAGTTGGACTCTTGTATGTAAAAGTAGGTGGATTCTCAATTGTGTTTTCTTcctcattttattaataatagaaGTTCTGATTTTCTCTCAAATTCTCAGAAATCCTCTCTTCTTGGGCTTTATCATGTTTCTCAAGTCAACATGGTATTAGAGCCTTGACATTTActgatataaaaaaagaaaagcctTGACATTCAACATGACTTGAACATCTATTCCTTCTGAATTGAGGGAACTCGTTTTCTCTCACCTTCTATTTCATTTCTTCACTTTCTAAGTTTCTATCAAATTTTCCCGGATTTTCTCAGATGATATTTTCCAGAAATACAgatttctctctcattttttctTGCTCAGTTCCATTCCCCATCAAACTCAAAATCAGAAATATTATCATTGataaaacaaggaaaaaaaattgagaatccATCTAGCTTTATATACGAGAGTCCAAGTGTCCAACTAACCACTAACCATCTATCTAATTACTTAACTAACTATAACCAACTAAATCAatctctataaataaataaaaaaataaaaaactaaatcaatCTCTAATATCTGTAATATTGTTCACTAATCACAGCTAATTCAATTCCCATGCAAAGCTGGTATGACATTTGATTCTATCAGATAGAAACAAATATTCCACTGTAATAATGCAGGATCTTGGATCCAATCTTATTTGGTAAGTACCCAAAAGAGATGGAGATGATTCTAGGAACCACCTTACCTAAATTTTCCAGTAATGACAAAGCAAAACTGAGGCAAGGACTGGATTTCATTGGCATAAATCACTATGCAAGTTATTATGTACGAGACTGCATATCATCAGTGTGTGAATCTGGGCCAGGAGTTTCCACAACAGAGGGTTTATATCAACGAACT contains:
- the LOC114420150 gene encoding beta-glucosidase 46-like; the encoded protein is MEKNTPLLTLRREEKQENAMGALYMSVMEILLFLFIFICSLTPISQSQGLHQSPPFLFGTSSSSYQYEGAYLSDGKGISNWDVFTHKPGSISDESNGDVAVDQYHRYLEDIDLMEAIKVNSYRFSISWARILPKGRFGEVNLAGINYYNRLIEALLLKGIQPFVTLFHFDIPQELEDRYGGWLSPQSQEDFQLFADICFKSFGDRVKYWVTFNEPNYLVPLAYRLGIFPPLRCSSKFGNCSEGDSEKEPFVAAHNMILSHAAAVDLYRNKYQTEQGGEIGIVLHCDSFEPLSNSTADKLATERAQSFSINWILDPILFGKYPKEMEMILGTTLPKFSSNDKAKLRQGLDFIGINHYASYYVRDCISSVCESGPGVSTTEGLYQRTTIGELTPFDWLSVYPLGMKSILMYLKDRYNNTPMFITENGYGNLYDPDLTEEEYLNDFKRIEFMSGHLDNLMAAIREGADVRGYFAWSLLDNFEWLYGFSVRFGLHHVDFSTLKRTPKLSAIWYEHFIENYKLTDSIVPEHGREKGIWNKPTTQLRTLVSPEPRMNNLD